A window of Massilia sp. NR 4-1 genomic DNA:
CCAGCCCCAGATCGAAGCCGTGGTGCGCAAGCTGACCAAGGCTCGCACCGTGTATGTGATGGGCTTCGGCCTGTCCTCGCATCTGGCGGGCGCCATGGTGCAGCACCTGCAGCCTTTCTGCGCGCATGTGGTGGAGGTGGTGGGCATAGGAGGATCGGAGGTGGCCGCCGGCCACCTGGTGAATATCTCGGAGAAGGACGTGGTGCTGGCCATCTCCTTCCCGCGCTATACCGTTGACTGCTGCCGCCTGGCCAGCTTTGCCAGGGACCGCAAGGCCGCCATCGTGGCGCTGACGGATTCGCCGGCCTCGCCGCTGGCGGCGCTGGCCGACCACCTGCTGTGCGCCCAGAGCGTGCACCCGGTGCTGCCCAGCAGCAGCAGCACGGCGCTGGCCGTGATCGAGGCGCTGGCCGCGGCGCTGATGGTGTCCAACCGCGGCAATGTGGAAAAAGCGGCCCAGTTAACGGAGGTGATCGCCACTTACCTTTATGGCAAGCGCTAAGCAAGCGATAATAAGTACTTCTACAATAAAAAATGGGGATTGACCGAATGAGCAAGCCACACCCGCAGCAAGGCAGCAAGCACTTACCTCTTTCCACGTTGGCCCTGTCGGTGCGCCTGGCGCTCGGCGCCGGCGTCGCCGCCGGCCTGCTGGCCCAGGGCGTGCAGGCGCAGAACGCGCCCGTCCTGCCGCGCGTGGAAATCACCGGTTCGGCCATCAAGCAGATCGAGTCCGAAACCCCGCTGCCGGTGCAGGTGATCACCCGTGCCGAAATCGACAAGACCGGCGTCACCACGGCCGCCGAACTGATGACGCGCATCAGCGCCAACGTGGGCGGCCTGACCGACGGCGCCAGCATCAATGTGGGCGGCGACCAGCGCGGCTTCAACAGCGCCAACCTGCGCGGCATCGGCACCTCCTCCACCCTGGTGCTGCTGAACGGGCGCCGCATGGCCAACTTCGCCTCGCCCGGCGACGATACCGGCGTGGACCTGAACAATATTCCGGCGGCCGCCATCCAGCGCGTGGAAGTGCTGCTGGACGGCGCCTCCTCGCTGTATGGCACCGACGCCATCGGCGGCGTGATCAACTTCATCACGCGCAAGGACTTCCGCGGCGTGGAGCTGAACGCCTACGGCCTGAAAACCGACGAGGGCGGCGCCGGCAAGCGCACCGTGTCCATCAGCGGCGGCATCGGCGACGTGCAGGATGACGGCTACAACATCTTCGCCGTGTTCGATGCGCAGCGCACCGACCGCCTGAGCACTTCGCAGCGCAAATTCATCCCCGAACTGCAGGTGCCGCAGCGCCTGGGCCATCTGCTGTCGAGCTTCACCAGCCCGGGCAACATCCGTCTGACCTCGGCCCAGCGCGACCACCTGCAGGAAATCGGCTTCCAGCTGAACGGCAAGCCGATCACCAACCGCATGATCAACCTGGCCATTCCGAAATGCAGTCCGCCGGCCAATCTGTACCTGCCGGGCGGCACCGGCGGCCAGGATGCCTGCACCTACGATTACATGGGCGACACCGAGCTGTATCCCAAGACCGAGAAGCAGAATCTGCTGAGCCGCGGCGTCTTCAAGATCAATAGCGATACCCAGGCCTATGCCGAGGTGGCGCTGAGCCGCTCGCGCAGTTACTACGTCGGCTCCGCCGCGCGCGTCACCGCCGCCATCGATTACCGCAAGATCCCGCAACTGGCCAATACCGGCCTGGATACCCTGGATGAGGATGATGCGGGCGAACTGGAAGTGCGCGTGCGCCTGAACGAAGCGGGCCGCCGCACCAGTGAGCTGACCAGCGAAGGCCAGCGCTATGTGCTCGGCGTCAGCGGCATGGTTGGCGGCTGGGACTACGACGTGGGCTTCAACCACAGCGTCAACACCGTGAAGGACAAGGACACCCACGGCTACCTGCTGTACAAGGAACTCAAGCAGGGCATCGCCGATGGCCGCATCAACCCCTTCGGCCCCTCCAGCCCCGAAGGCCAGGCACTGATCGACAGCATCCAGGTCAATGACGTGGTGCGCCGCGCGCGCGGCACCATGGACAGCCTCGATATGAAAGCCTCGCGCGCCCTGACCACGCTGCCGGGCGGCGAACTGTCGCTGGCCGTGGGCGGCGAAGTGCGCCGCGAGCGCACCGATTTCAATCCATCGGCTCTGCTGATGAGCAATAACATCAACAACGACGACGCGCCCGAAGGCGGCAAGGCCACCAGCGACCGCCGCCGCGTGGCCGGCGTCTTCGGCGAGCTGCTGGCGCCCTTCACCAAGGAGATCCAGGCCCAGATCTCGGCCCGCTACGACCGCTACCAGAAGGTTGGCGGCGCCCTCAGCCCGAAAGTGGGCCTGAGCTACACGCCGAACAAATCGCTGCTGGTGCGCGCTTCGATGGGCCGCGGCTTCCGCGCGCCGTCCATGTCGGAACTGTACCGTCCCACGGTGTACAGCAGCACGGCGACCCTGCCCGATCCGGTCTACTGCGCCACGGTGGACAACGACTACTCCGACTGCGCCGACAACTGGAACACGCGCCGCTACAGCAATGCCAACCTGAAGCCGGAACGCAGCAAGCAGTTCTCGCTGGGCGCCGTGATGGAACCGGGACAGCACCTGACCGTCAGCGCCGACTACTGGAATATCAAGCGCACCAATCTGATCAGCGAAATCGGCGACGACATCATCCTCGGTAACCTGGCCAAGTACGGCTCCCTGGTGCATCGCGACGAAGACGGCAAGATCGATTACATCAACCTGCGCAAGGAAAACCGCGGCGCGCAGAAAGCCAGCGGCATCGACCTGGTGGTGGACGTGCACAATATCCATACCGGCGTGGGCCGCTTCGGCGCGCACCTGAACGGCACCTATGTGCTGGCGTCCAAGATCCAGACCGCGCCGGGCGACGCCTTCATCTCCAACCTGAACCGCTTCGTCACCGAGGGCGTGGTGCAGCGCTGGCGCCACACCGTCAGCTTCGATTGGGATCAGGGGCCATTCTCGGCCACGCTGTCGAAC
This region includes:
- a CDS encoding MurR/RpiR family transcriptional regulator produces the protein MKPSIAAEASSPEVAFAHSALGRLLLRVLADDGSSHTKKTLANYLLRHQMRVTALGIEELADSCQVSTATVSRFARDIGFRNYAAMRGAVADTLQEVLQPVEKLRSSIEQRRRASPVAESLEYALANITTTASNLAQPQIEAVVRKLTKARTVYVMGFGLSSHLAGAMVQHLQPFCAHVVEVVGIGGSEVAAGHLVNISEKDVVLAISFPRYTVDCCRLASFARDRKAAIVALTDSPASPLAALADHLLCAQSVHPVLPSSSSTALAVIEALAAALMVSNRGNVEKAAQLTEVIATYLYGKR
- a CDS encoding TonB-dependent receptor, which translates into the protein MSKPHPQQGSKHLPLSTLALSVRLALGAGVAAGLLAQGVQAQNAPVLPRVEITGSAIKQIESETPLPVQVITRAEIDKTGVTTAAELMTRISANVGGLTDGASINVGGDQRGFNSANLRGIGTSSTLVLLNGRRMANFASPGDDTGVDLNNIPAAAIQRVEVLLDGASSLYGTDAIGGVINFITRKDFRGVELNAYGLKTDEGGAGKRTVSISGGIGDVQDDGYNIFAVFDAQRTDRLSTSQRKFIPELQVPQRLGHLLSSFTSPGNIRLTSAQRDHLQEIGFQLNGKPITNRMINLAIPKCSPPANLYLPGGTGGQDACTYDYMGDTELYPKTEKQNLLSRGVFKINSDTQAYAEVALSRSRSYYVGSAARVTAAIDYRKIPQLANTGLDTLDEDDAGELEVRVRLNEAGRRTSELTSEGQRYVLGVSGMVGGWDYDVGFNHSVNTVKDKDTHGYLLYKELKQGIADGRINPFGPSSPEGQALIDSIQVNDVVRRARGTMDSLDMKASRALTTLPGGELSLAVGGEVRRERTDFNPSALLMSNNINNDDAPEGGKATSDRRRVAGVFGELLAPFTKEIQAQISARYDRYQKVGGALSPKVGLSYTPNKSLLVRASMGRGFRAPSMSELYRPTVYSSTATLPDPVYCATVDNDYSDCADNWNTRRYSNANLKPERSKQFSLGAVMEPGQHLTVSADYWNIKRTNLISEIGDDIILGNLAKYGSLVHRDEDGKIDYINLRKENRGAQKASGIDLVVDVHNIHTGVGRFGAHLNGTYVLASKIQTAPGDAFISNLNRFVTEGVVQRWRHTVSFDWDQGPFSATLSNSFSSGYEDQNSAINTTDGSVVKANRVKAYSLWDMSGSYAWSKQLKLRAGIQNMFDKSPPYSNQAFHFLSGYDPSYTDPRGRRFYASANYAFK